Proteins encoded within one genomic window of Corvus moneduloides isolate bCorMon1 chromosome 20, bCorMon1.pri, whole genome shotgun sequence:
- the EVI2B gene encoding protein EVI2B, with amino-acid sequence MASNQVMLVLFCGEIWRSLSAAAPHHAAMTESHKYTTARSPRADKLIFYQLQATGPSLYQSDTSLAVTETQAFPGEKDAGDGSWVAALIIGIILIGMMLAIIVILLWKCCMRPVLAESHWAGRSPFADGDTPDLFMDSDQGTKRSSVLFMLPWKLKQGTNLQEDPTVPENPPQHTTSTENGQLPLPAAGCSGAGTVPAPAPASELANTAADPCPPPDTPPESSDLPPPPDWLREPTEEPSSDPSKHSALHSEAEEPLPPPPELLIQAIHETLPQPEHSL; translated from the coding sequence ATGGCCAGCAACCAGGTCATGCTGGTTCTCTTCTGCGGGGAGATCTGGAGAtccctttctgcagcagcacctcaccACGCTGCCATGACTGAAAGCCACAAATACACCACTGCCAGGAGTCCAAGAGCAGACAAACTCATTTTCTACCAACTGCAAGCAACTGGGCCCAGTTTATACCAGTCTGACACATCCCTGGCTGTTACAGAAACCCAGGCCTTCCCAGGAGAGAAGGATGCCGGGGATGGCAGCTGGGTAGCAGCACTGATAATTGGCATAATTTTGATTGGGATGATGCTGGCGATCATTGTAATTCTTCTGTGGAAATGCTGCATGAGGCCTGTTCTGGCCGAGTCCCATTGGGCAGGCCGGTCTCCCTTCGCGGATGGGGATACGCCAGATCTCTTCATGGACTCTGACCAGGGCACCAAGCGTTCTTCAGTCTTATTTATGTTGCCTTGGAAATTGAAACAAGGCACAAACTTGCAGGAGGACCCGACTGTCCCAGAGAACCCACCCCAGCACACTACGAGTACTGAGAACGGGCAGCTGCCTCTGCCGGCCGCGGGCTGCTCCGGAGCCGGCACggtcccagctccagctcctgcctcagaGCTAGCCAACACTGCAGCTGACCCCTGTCCTCCCCCAGACACGCCACCCGAGTCCTCCGACCTGCCACCACCCCCAGACTGGCTCAGGGAACCCACCGAGGAGCCCAGCTCGGATCCCAGCAAGCACTCGGCACTTCACTCGGAAGCAGAGGAACCACTGCCCCCACCACCTGAGCTACTGATCCAGGCCATCCATGAAACATTGCCCCAGCCAGAACACTCTTTGTAG